A genomic region of Runella rosea contains the following coding sequences:
- a CDS encoding DUF2911 domain-containing protein, translated as MKKTTLIYCMLSLLALGAYAQGFRAVDKSSLDYAYFPDHFAHDRKDGEKALVRVTYSRPAKNGREVFGKLVPYGKVWRTGANENTEIKFYQDATIQGKKVKAGTYSLFTIPGETEWTIILNSDLDYWGAFKYKEANDVARFTVPSKKSTDAPLEHFSIQFPKGTDAILRMGWDNTIVEVPITF; from the coding sequence ATGAAAAAGACCACCCTCATTTATTGCATGCTAAGTTTACTCGCATTAGGAGCCTACGCGCAGGGTTTCAGAGCGGTTGACAAAAGTTCGTTGGATTATGCTTATTTCCCTGACCATTTTGCCCACGACCGCAAAGATGGTGAAAAAGCCCTCGTGCGTGTCACTTATAGCCGCCCTGCTAAAAATGGCCGTGAAGTGTTTGGCAAACTGGTTCCTTACGGTAAAGTATGGCGGACGGGCGCAAACGAAAACACCGAGATTAAGTTTTATCAAGACGCCACCATTCAAGGCAAAAAAGTGAAAGCGGGTACGTATTCACTCTTCACTATCCCTGGAGAAACCGAGTGGACCATCATTCTGAATTCTGACCTCGATTATTGGGGCGCCTTTAAATACAAAGAAGCCAACGATGTGGCACGCTTTACGGTGCCTTCAAAGAAATCGACAGATGCTCCGCTTGAGCATTTTTCCATCCAATTCCCCAAAGGCACCGACGCCATCCTGCGCATGGGCTGGGATAATACAATTGTGGAAGTTCCTATAACTTTCTGA
- a CDS encoding type II toxin-antitoxin system RelE family toxin, whose amino-acid sequence MYQVLISKRVAKQIEKIKDPDYSRIKKGILDLAINPRPAGFKKLEGRAAYRIRQGNYRIIYDIKDKIRIVDILDVGDRKEIY is encoded by the coding sequence ATGTATCAGGTCCTTATCAGCAAACGAGTTGCAAAACAAATCGAAAAGATAAAAGACCCTGATTATTCAAGGATAAAAAAAGGGATTCTTGATTTAGCGATTAATCCCCGCCCCGCTGGCTTTAAGAAATTGGAAGGAAGAGCTGCATATCGAATTAGACAAGGTAATTATCGCATTATCTACGACATAAAAGACAAAATCAGAATTGTCGATATTTTAGATGTAGGTGATCGAAAAGAAATTTATTAA
- a CDS encoding S41 family peptidase, which produces MKQGIWISIVLFFSIHFLGFAQSDCTCLSSLDSLRNKIGLNYAGYEDKVNEKTRSHYGRMVQELRALASKSPDRRACFKLLARYVNFFEDKHLQIGDYHPDDFTRIYEFFTEKDARQLLRNASIDSPEGIWIEPSGEKKLAILKDGKRPGIFKALVIQSSDSNFKPGQLYYRLQNKGGFYEVESLGNALLSAKSRGKHYKNLFYNYGPWMRQYPHQPDLAEQREFEAWKNNGKGLMCYKMTDSVVCLKIPTFGMQGNQLESFVNKYDSLIRATPYLIVDVRHNGGGNIGMEVLLPYLCSEPFVVKGGLMKSSEDNNRAFESDYAGDTVLVRRLRQNVGKLVSQPDLSLQYEPLPNPKKVVILQNDQCGSATEYSLQIVKNFKKVTTMGGFTMGMMDYGDLRGPADLPCRDFKCVIPMVKSPWTDTEPIDRTGIKPEIRILLPEYEWPARAVEYLQGN; this is translated from the coding sequence ATGAAACAAGGCATATGGATAAGTATTGTTCTTTTTTTTAGTATTCATTTTCTGGGCTTTGCCCAATCTGACTGTACCTGTCTTTCTTCTCTTGATTCTCTGAGGAATAAAATTGGTCTCAATTATGCAGGGTATGAAGATAAAGTCAACGAGAAAACGAGGAGCCATTACGGGCGTATGGTTCAGGAGCTGCGTGCATTGGCTTCTAAATCTCCTGATCGACGTGCGTGTTTTAAGTTATTGGCACGTTATGTCAATTTTTTTGAGGATAAACATTTGCAAATTGGTGATTACCATCCAGATGATTTTACGCGTATATATGAATTCTTTACCGAAAAAGATGCACGGCAACTGCTCAGGAATGCTTCCATTGACAGCCCAGAAGGCATTTGGATTGAGCCTTCTGGAGAAAAAAAACTGGCAATCTTAAAAGACGGTAAACGCCCTGGCATCTTTAAAGCATTAGTGATTCAAAGCAGTGATTCCAACTTCAAACCCGGGCAGTTGTATTACAGACTACAAAACAAAGGGGGTTTTTATGAGGTCGAATCGTTGGGGAATGCCTTATTGAGTGCCAAAAGTCGCGGAAAACATTACAAAAACCTGTTCTATAACTACGGCCCCTGGATGCGGCAGTATCCTCATCAGCCCGACTTGGCCGAGCAGCGGGAATTTGAGGCATGGAAAAATAACGGCAAGGGCCTGATGTGCTACAAAATGACCGACAGTGTGGTTTGTCTCAAAATCCCAACCTTTGGTATGCAGGGAAATCAGCTGGAAAGTTTTGTAAATAAATATGATTCGCTTATACGTGCTACCCCCTATTTGATTGTAGATGTACGCCACAACGGAGGCGGGAACATTGGCATGGAAGTGCTGTTGCCTTATCTGTGTTCGGAGCCGTTTGTAGTCAAAGGGGGCTTGATGAAGTCGTCCGAAGATAACAACCGGGCGTTTGAGTCTGATTATGCAGGAGACACAGTGCTGGTCAGAAGACTTCGTCAGAATGTAGGTAAACTAGTTTCTCAACCCGACCTTTCATTACAGTATGAACCGCTGCCCAATCCGAAAAAGGTGGTTATACTTCAAAATGATCAGTGCGGCAGCGCAACCGAATATTCTCTTCAAATTGTCAAAAATTTTAAGAAAGTAACAACAATGGGCGGATTTACGATGGGAATGATGGACTACGGAGATTTACGTGGACCAGCGGACTTGCCTTGTCGGGACTTTAAATGTGTGATTCCTATGGTAAAATCTCCCTGGACCGACACGGAGCCAATTGATCGAACGGGTATTAAACCAGAGATACGAATTCTGTTGCCGGAATACGAATGGCCGGCTCGGGCGGTGGAATATTTACAGGGAAATTAA
- a CDS encoding M20/M25/M40 family metallo-hydrolase gives MKRTTTLLLFCTLFAFNGSAQQVIQRDPMISAMLAEVSPDSLRSHIDKLVSFGTRHTMSTVTDPKRGIGASRKWVLSRFNEFAKQSGGRMTATIDTWMLQPDGRRVDQPQEIGNVMATLKGTDPNDDRIFMVSGHIDSRVSNISNRESDAPGANDDGSGTAAVIELARVMSKYSFPATIIFVAVSGEEQGLLGANHLAERAVNEKWNLEALLNNDIMGSNHSPDTRLIDNTKIRIFSEGLSGFETDKRAAGVRQYGAENDGKARTLARYVKEVGERYVDNLEVRLIYRNDRYLRGGDHTPFVNRDFAAVRITEMNENFNNQHQDLRTEKGVEYGDYAKNMDFEYLRKNTCLNLASLANLAKAPAMPQNVTLEARNLTNTTSLFWQTPKAGKVKGYYVLMRETHMPFWQKKFFTDKNGLTLPYSKDNYFFAVQAVDEEGHESLPVLPRPSMR, from the coding sequence ATGAAAAGAACAACTACCCTCCTCCTATTCTGCACCCTTTTTGCATTTAATGGTTCTGCTCAACAGGTCATCCAGCGCGACCCGATGATTTCGGCCATGCTGGCGGAGGTATCGCCCGACAGCCTGCGCAGTCACATCGACAAACTCGTTAGTTTTGGCACCCGCCACACCATGAGCACCGTCACCGACCCCAAACGCGGGATTGGCGCGTCAAGAAAATGGGTATTGAGTCGTTTCAATGAATTTGCCAAACAATCGGGCGGACGCATGACCGCCACCATTGATACATGGATGCTCCAACCCGACGGGCGGCGTGTGGATCAACCGCAGGAAATCGGCAACGTAATGGCAACCCTCAAAGGCACCGACCCCAACGACGACCGTATTTTCATGGTCAGCGGGCACATTGACAGCCGCGTAAGCAACATCAGCAATCGCGAATCCGACGCTCCTGGGGCCAACGACGACGGTAGCGGCACGGCAGCCGTGATTGAATTGGCGCGTGTGATGAGCAAATATTCCTTTCCAGCCACCATCATTTTTGTGGCCGTAAGCGGAGAAGAGCAGGGTTTATTGGGGGCTAATCATTTGGCCGAGCGTGCTGTAAACGAAAAATGGAACCTCGAAGCATTGCTCAACAACGACATCATGGGCTCCAACCACAGCCCCGACACCCGCCTGATTGACAACACCAAAATCCGAATTTTTAGCGAAGGTTTATCAGGCTTTGAGACCGACAAACGCGCGGCGGGCGTTCGGCAATACGGCGCCGAAAACGACGGTAAAGCCCGTACATTGGCCCGTTACGTGAAAGAAGTGGGCGAACGGTATGTCGATAATCTGGAAGTACGGCTGATCTACCGCAACGACCGCTACCTGCGCGGCGGCGACCATACGCCGTTTGTCAACCGCGATTTTGCGGCGGTACGTATCACCGAAATGAACGAAAATTTCAACAATCAACACCAAGATTTGCGTACGGAAAAAGGCGTAGAATACGGCGATTACGCCAAAAACATGGACTTTGAATATTTGCGTAAAAACACTTGCCTCAATTTAGCATCGCTGGCCAACTTAGCCAAAGCACCCGCTATGCCCCAAAACGTAACGCTCGAAGCCCGCAATCTCACCAATACCACCTCTCTCTTTTGGCAAACTCCAAAAGCTGGCAAAGTGAAAGGCTACTACGTACTTATGCGCGAAACGCACATGCCGTTTTGGCAAAAGAAGTTTTTTACCGACAAAAACGGCCTAACCTTACCGTATTCCAAAGACAATTACTTTTTTGCAGTTCAGGCCGTGGACGAAGAAGGGCACGAAAGCCTGCCCGTGTTGCCGCGTCCAAGTATGCGATAG
- a CDS encoding M1 family metallopeptidase has product MKVLYTFALVFLLQLAASAQTYIFTHDDTLRGSITKERAWWDLQFYHLNVRVQPQDSTLNGSVTVRYKVLQPYQTLQIDLQRPMNISRVTQDGQTLSFRRDGNAFFIDLVKKQETQKQESLVIEYSGRPHVAKRAPWDGGFSWKKDKDGLPFVATSCQGLGASVWWPCKDHMYDEPDSMRISVTVPKPLMDVSNGRLRSITENSDGTRTFDWYVQNPINNYGVNVNIGNYVSWTDTLNGEKGTLDLSFYALAENLDKAKAQFQQTKPMLRAFEHWFGPYPFYEDSYKLVEVPYLGMEHQSSVTYGNGYKNGYLGRDLSATGWGLKWDFIIIHESGHEWYANNITYKDQADMWIHESFTNYSENLYTEYYYGKEAGSDYVIGCRKLIRNDKPIIGTYNVNRSGSGDMYYKGGNMLHTIRQIINNDEKWRGILRGMNKTFYHQTVTTQQIEDYISNEAGINLSKVFDQYLRDIRIPVLEYRIEKKKLSYRWNNVVEGFDMPIKYKAENGEWKTLKPTTEWKSIKVKKSSALDVDRGFYIEVKKIASDS; this is encoded by the coding sequence ATGAAAGTCCTCTACACCTTTGCGCTTGTTTTTTTACTTCAGCTTGCCGCCTCTGCTCAAACCTATATTTTTACCCATGATGATACGCTTCGTGGCAGTATTACCAAAGAACGCGCTTGGTGGGATTTGCAGTTTTATCACCTCAATGTCCGCGTTCAACCCCAAGATAGCACACTCAACGGCAGCGTAACAGTACGCTACAAAGTACTCCAACCTTACCAAACTCTCCAAATTGACTTACAACGTCCGATGAACATCAGCCGTGTTACCCAAGACGGGCAAACGCTCTCTTTTCGCCGCGACGGCAACGCTTTTTTCATTGATTTAGTCAAAAAACAGGAGACCCAAAAACAAGAATCGCTGGTCATTGAATATAGCGGCCGCCCACATGTGGCCAAACGCGCCCCGTGGGATGGCGGATTTTCGTGGAAAAAAGACAAAGATGGATTGCCTTTTGTGGCTACTTCGTGCCAAGGATTGGGCGCCAGTGTCTGGTGGCCCTGCAAAGACCACATGTACGATGAGCCCGACAGTATGCGCATCAGTGTGACAGTGCCTAAGCCCCTAATGGATGTTTCAAACGGACGATTGCGGAGCATCACCGAAAATTCCGACGGTACGCGCACCTTTGATTGGTACGTTCAAAACCCCATCAATAACTACGGCGTTAATGTCAACATTGGCAACTACGTGTCCTGGACGGATACGCTGAATGGCGAAAAAGGTACGCTGGATTTATCGTTTTACGCACTCGCCGAAAACCTCGACAAAGCCAAAGCCCAATTTCAGCAGACGAAACCCATGCTTCGCGCTTTTGAACATTGGTTTGGCCCTTATCCTTTTTATGAAGACAGCTACAAGCTCGTTGAGGTACCTTACTTGGGCATGGAGCATCAAAGCTCGGTCACCTACGGCAACGGATACAAAAATGGTTATTTGGGTCGGGATTTATCCGCCACTGGCTGGGGCCTAAAATGGGATTTTATTATTATTCATGAATCTGGACATGAATGGTACGCCAATAATATTACCTACAAAGACCAAGCGGATATGTGGATTCACGAGAGTTTTACCAACTATTCCGAAAATCTGTATACCGAATATTACTACGGCAAAGAGGCAGGTAGCGACTACGTGATTGGCTGCCGTAAATTGATTCGCAACGATAAGCCTATTATTGGCACCTACAACGTAAACCGCAGTGGCTCAGGCGATATGTACTACAAAGGCGGCAATATGCTGCACACGATTCGTCAAATCATCAACAATGATGAGAAATGGCGCGGCATCTTACGCGGAATGAATAAAACGTTTTATCATCAAACCGTTACAACCCAGCAAATTGAGGACTACATCAGCAACGAAGCGGGTATCAACCTGAGCAAAGTTTTTGACCAATACCTGCGCGATATTCGGATTCCGGTGCTTGAGTATCGCATCGAAAAAAAGAAACTTTCATACCGTTGGAACAACGTAGTGGAAGGATTTGACATGCCAATCAAGTATAAAGCTGAAAACGGCGAATGGAAAACCCTGAAACCGACGACTGAATGGAAGTCTATAAAAGTTAAAAAATCATCCGCGCTTGACGTAGACCGAGGATTCTATATAGAAGTCAAAAAAATCGCTTCTGATTCGTAA
- a CDS encoding 3-keto-disaccharide hydrolase: protein MLKQTASIFFFVLAAFFANAQSPNTLSAQEKKEGWQLLFNGKDVSGWHSYGAKGIGSAWIVEQGALKLNVPQRAGNKAPNGGDIVSEVPITGDFEFKADWKVSPLANSGIFFFVKEAAQYKNMHDTGLELQVLDDKIYEGAAENKHRAGDFFGVANARIREINPVGEWNSVVFSVRKKKLTVMLNGFVVQEHDLTSADWKQRVAGSGLKNAPIAQGVFTGLLGLQDWGSTVWYRNLKLRKL, encoded by the coding sequence ATGTTAAAACAAACAGCCTCTATTTTCTTTTTTGTACTTGCTGCCTTTTTTGCTAACGCCCAATCTCCCAATACGCTTTCGGCACAGGAGAAAAAAGAGGGCTGGCAGTTGCTTTTCAACGGCAAGGACGTCAGCGGTTGGCATTCTTACGGAGCCAAGGGCATTGGCTCGGCATGGATTGTGGAGCAGGGCGCGTTAAAACTAAACGTTCCCCAACGTGCCGGAAACAAAGCGCCCAACGGCGGCGATATTGTAAGCGAAGTGCCTATCACTGGCGATTTTGAATTTAAGGCCGATTGGAAAGTAAGCCCGTTGGCCAACAGTGGTATTTTCTTTTTTGTCAAAGAAGCCGCTCAATACAAAAATATGCACGATACGGGGCTGGAATTGCAGGTACTTGACGATAAAATCTACGAAGGAGCGGCGGAGAACAAACACCGAGCAGGCGATTTTTTTGGTGTTGCCAACGCCCGTATCAGAGAAATAAACCCCGTGGGCGAATGGAATTCGGTGGTGTTTAGCGTTCGAAAAAAGAAATTGACCGTAATGCTCAACGGTTTTGTGGTGCAAGAACACGATTTGACAAGCGCTGATTGGAAGCAGCGCGTGGCGGGTAGCGGATTAAAAAACGCCCCGATTGCTCAGGGCGTCTTTACTGGATTGTTGGGTTTGCAAGATTGGGGCAGCACGGTTTGGTACCGCAATCTCAAACTCAGAAAGTTATAG
- a CDS encoding DUF3472 domain-containing protein: protein MTFPSKFIYFIFAVFFISGGVASQTIPNGHEANKQTIPIGGNAWLINANKSEKITKNGFEQWANPSTVCRTFLRVNQPGKLKVSVMITANGESKATVTVAGKTLPVMVTSEGTQEYFVGEWVIKEPGYLSIDLQGISKTGATFGAAQSVGVSGSAVNAETVFVKNNVGEYFYWGRRGPSVHLNYPLPANEDIEWFYNELTIPQGQDVIGSYFMANGFKEGYFGIQVNSPTERRVLFSVWSPFETDNPKAIPDEQKIVMLKKGADVYTGEFGNEGAGGQSYLKYNWKAGNTYKFLLQGKPTANNYTTYTAYFFAPEENKWRLIASFNRPKTSTYLKSLHSFLENFIPETGNSSRMGLYSNQWVRTTSGQWKELTEAKFTGDNTARKNYRKDYAGGLSNGSFYLRNCGFFNDFVPLDGTFRRDAANRIPTINFSALP, encoded by the coding sequence ATGACATTTCCCTCTAAATTCATTTATTTCATCTTTGCTGTCTTCTTCATCAGTGGCGGGGTAGCTTCGCAAACGATTCCCAATGGCCACGAAGCCAATAAACAAACTATCCCTATCGGCGGAAATGCGTGGCTCATCAACGCCAATAAATCGGAGAAGATAACCAAAAATGGGTTTGAACAATGGGCAAATCCCTCAACCGTTTGTCGAACATTTTTGAGGGTAAATCAGCCAGGGAAATTGAAGGTTTCCGTCATGATTACCGCCAACGGAGAAAGTAAAGCCACCGTTACGGTGGCGGGCAAAACGCTACCCGTTATGGTTACTTCTGAAGGAACGCAGGAATATTTTGTTGGCGAATGGGTGATAAAAGAACCTGGCTATTTAAGCATTGATTTACAAGGTATTTCTAAAACAGGGGCCACGTTTGGCGCGGCACAAAGCGTCGGTGTGAGCGGTAGCGCTGTCAATGCCGAAACTGTTTTTGTGAAAAACAATGTGGGCGAATATTTTTATTGGGGACGCCGTGGGCCATCCGTCCATTTGAATTACCCCCTACCCGCCAATGAAGATATTGAATGGTTTTACAATGAACTTACCATTCCCCAAGGTCAGGACGTCATCGGCTCTTATTTTATGGCCAATGGTTTTAAGGAAGGGTATTTTGGCATTCAGGTCAATTCTCCCACCGAGCGGCGGGTTCTGTTTTCGGTATGGAGCCCCTTCGAAACCGACAACCCCAAAGCCATTCCTGACGAACAAAAAATAGTGATGCTCAAAAAAGGGGCCGATGTATACACGGGCGAATTTGGCAACGAAGGTGCAGGCGGACAGAGCTACCTGAAGTACAACTGGAAGGCGGGAAACACTTACAAATTTTTGCTACAAGGCAAACCCACGGCCAACAATTACACTACTTATACTGCTTACTTTTTTGCGCCCGAAGAAAATAAATGGCGATTGATTGCAAGTTTCAACCGCCCAAAAACGTCTACCTATTTAAAATCTTTGCACTCATTTCTGGAAAATTTCATCCCCGAAACTGGTAACAGCAGCCGAATGGGCCTGTACAGCAACCAATGGGTCCGTACCACATCGGGGCAATGGAAAGAACTCACTGAAGCCAAATTTACGGGCGACAACACCGCCCGCAAAAACTATCGAAAAGATTATGCGGGCGGTCTTTCCAACGGTAGCTTTTACCTGCGCAACTGCGGTTTTTTCAACGATTTTGTCCCGCTCGACGGCACATTTAGGAGGGATGCCGCAAATAGAATTCCAACGATTAACTTTTCGGCGCTGCCATAA
- the secA gene encoding preprotein translocase subunit SecA has translation MIKFLTKSFTGLFGTKADRDLKELSPYVEKVNTEFAKLRNLSHDELRNATQELKTYIAGQLKTIDDQIAALRQRITDDVEMDVDAKEEIFKQIDALGLERDKELEKVLLHILPTAFAIVKETARRFTENESIEVTASFIDHELAAKKNHITINGEKAIWNTTWDVAGHPIKWNMVHYDVQIIGGTVLHQGKIAEMATGEGKTLVATLPAFLNALAGQGVHIVTVNDYLARRDSEWNGPLFEFHGLRVDCIDRHQPNTFARRQAYLADITYGTNNEFGFDYLRDNMAHSPEELVQRKHHFAMVDEVDSVLVDDARTPLIISGPVPRGDEQDFAELKPRVARIVEAQKRLVTDLLNEAKKKIAAGDKKEGGLALFRAHRGFPKYKPLIKFMSETGMKTLMQETEKIYLAENQKLMPQADAPLYFTIEERNNSIELTEKGLDYITGESEDTAFFVMPDLSIELNIIDKDPELNDQQKLIRKEEVIRDYSIKTQRVHTIQQLLKAYSLFEKDVDYVIMDGKVKIVDEQTGRIMEGRRWSDGLHQAVEAKENVKVEDATQTYATVTLQNYFRMYHKLCGMTGTAETEAGEFWTIYKLDVVSIPTNIPAVRKDEEDKVYRSVREKYNAVVDEIVELVGKGRPVLVGTTSVENSELLSRMLTLRKIPHQVLNAKQHQREAEIVSEAGKPGTVTIATNMAGRGTDIKLTAESKAAGGLAIIGTERHESRRVDRQLRGRAGRQGDPGSSQFFVSLEDGLMRMFGSDRIAGVMDRMGLEEGEVIQHSMVSKSIERAQKKVEENNFGTRKRLLEYDDVMNMQRENIYKRRRNALFGDRLAIDIADTMYDVANEALANTEDNYEELELAAITNFGIEPPFTREEYAKLKPEQRTQRLYDAAEKHYLTKNKVIAEQVLPVLKQISAERGATINEIVIPFTDGIKGTQIGVNLQKAIETNGREIIHEMEKFVVLSLIDQEWKEHLRDMDDLKQSVQNAAYEQKDPLLIYKFESVELFKRLMTKVNFETISFLMKAHIPQEEAPQQAPRQTRRTEPQLQTNRHDDETEEETPGGGPNAYAARQAEKQAPVRTIKIADRNQKVTVQYRDGRVVKDVKYKKIEHEIERGDCVVIA, from the coding sequence ATGATAAAATTCCTCACTAAAAGTTTTACGGGATTGTTCGGAACGAAGGCAGACCGCGATTTGAAAGAACTCTCCCCTTACGTAGAAAAAGTAAATACTGAATTTGCTAAACTGCGTAACCTCAGCCACGACGAACTGCGTAATGCGACCCAAGAACTCAAAACATACATTGCGGGCCAGCTTAAAACCATAGATGATCAAATCGCCGCTTTGCGCCAACGCATCACCGACGATGTCGAGATGGATGTCGACGCCAAAGAAGAGATTTTCAAGCAAATTGACGCCCTAGGCTTAGAGCGCGACAAAGAACTGGAAAAAGTTCTGCTGCACATTCTGCCCACGGCTTTCGCCATTGTAAAAGAAACGGCGCGACGCTTTACTGAGAACGAATCCATCGAAGTGACGGCATCGTTTATAGACCATGAGTTGGCGGCAAAGAAAAACCACATCACCATCAACGGCGAAAAAGCCATTTGGAACACCACTTGGGACGTGGCCGGCCACCCTATCAAATGGAACATGGTTCACTATGATGTTCAAATCATCGGAGGAACGGTGCTACACCAAGGAAAAATCGCCGAAATGGCCACGGGAGAAGGTAAAACGCTCGTTGCTACCTTGCCTGCGTTCCTGAATGCCCTTGCGGGTCAGGGAGTACATATTGTAACCGTTAACGACTATCTAGCCCGTCGCGATAGCGAGTGGAACGGTCCTTTGTTTGAATTTCACGGGTTGCGCGTCGATTGTATCGACCGCCACCAGCCCAATACCTTTGCGCGTCGTCAGGCGTACTTGGCCGATATTACCTACGGAACCAACAACGAATTTGGCTTTGACTACCTCCGCGACAACATGGCCCACAGCCCCGAGGAATTGGTACAGCGCAAGCACCATTTTGCGATGGTCGATGAGGTTGACTCCGTGTTGGTCGACGACGCCCGTACGCCACTCATCATCAGCGGTCCAGTACCGCGCGGCGACGAGCAGGATTTTGCCGAACTCAAGCCCCGCGTGGCGCGCATTGTGGAAGCCCAAAAACGCCTCGTAACGGATTTGCTCAACGAAGCCAAAAAGAAAATTGCGGCTGGCGACAAGAAAGAAGGTGGTTTGGCATTGTTCCGCGCCCACCGTGGTTTTCCAAAATATAAACCACTCATTAAATTTATGAGTGAAACGGGCATGAAAACCCTGATGCAGGAAACCGAAAAGATCTATTTGGCCGAAAACCAAAAATTGATGCCGCAGGCCGATGCTCCGTTGTATTTCACGATTGAAGAAAGAAACAATAGCATTGAGTTAACGGAAAAAGGATTAGACTATATTACTGGTGAAAGCGAAGACACTGCATTTTTCGTCATGCCAGACTTATCCATTGAGTTGAACATCATTGATAAAGACCCTGAACTTAACGACCAGCAGAAACTGATTCGCAAAGAGGAAGTCATTCGTGACTATTCAATCAAAACGCAGCGGGTCCACACGATTCAGCAGTTGTTGAAAGCCTACTCGCTTTTTGAGAAAGATGTGGATTATGTGATTATGGACGGAAAGGTAAAAATCGTGGATGAGCAAACGGGCCGTATCATGGAAGGCCGCCGTTGGTCAGACGGTTTACACCAAGCGGTAGAAGCCAAAGAAAACGTAAAAGTAGAAGACGCTACCCAAACCTACGCCACCGTAACGCTGCAAAACTACTTCCGTATGTACCACAAACTTTGCGGTATGACGGGTACGGCCGAAACCGAAGCGGGAGAATTCTGGACGATTTATAAACTGGACGTGGTCAGCATTCCGACCAACATCCCAGCCGTTCGGAAAGACGAGGAAGACAAAGTGTACCGTTCGGTACGCGAAAAATACAACGCTGTAGTAGACGAAATCGTCGAACTCGTTGGCAAAGGACGTCCAGTACTGGTGGGTACGACTTCGGTCGAAAACTCGGAGTTATTGAGCCGTATGCTTACCCTACGCAAGATTCCACACCAAGTATTGAACGCCAAGCAACACCAACGCGAAGCCGAGATTGTATCGGAAGCAGGAAAGCCCGGCACCGTGACCATCGCTACCAACATGGCAGGTCGAGGTACCGACATCAAGCTGACCGCCGAGTCGAAAGCAGCGGGTGGATTGGCCATCATCGGTACGGAGCGCCACGAAAGCCGCCGTGTTGACCGTCAGTTGCGCGGACGTGCCGGTCGTCAGGGTGACCCAGGTTCGTCGCAGTTCTTTGTGTCGTTGGAAGACGGCCTGATGCGCATGTTCGGTTCTGACCGGATCGCGGGCGTGATGGATCGCATGGGTCTGGAAGAAGGCGAAGTGATTCAGCACTCTATGGTGTCAAAATCCATTGAGCGAGCACAGAAGAAAGTCGAAGAAAACAACTTCGGAACGCGTAAACGATTATTGGAATATGACGACGTCATGAACATGCAACGCGAAAATATCTACAAACGCCGCCGCAATGCCCTATTCGGCGACCGTTTGGCCATTGATATTGCCGACACCATGTACGACGTAGCCAACGAAGCCTTGGCCAATACCGAAGATAATTACGAAGAGCTTGAATTGGCGGCCATCACCAATTTTGGAATTGAGCCTCCATTTACCCGCGAAGAATACGCCAAGCTCAAGCCAGAACAACGTACTCAGCGCCTTTACGACGCGGCAGAAAAGCACTATCTGACCAAAAACAAAGTCATTGCCGAGCAAGTATTGCCCGTGTTGAAGCAAATATCAGCCGAGCGTGGCGCCACCATCAATGAGATTGTCATTCCGTTTACGGATGGTATCAAGGGAACCCAAATCGGCGTGAATCTCCAAAAAGCCATCGAGACCAATGGCCGTGAAATTATCCACGAAATGGAGAAATTTGTGGTACTTTCGCTCATCGATCAAGAGTGGAAAGAGCACCTGCGCGACATGGACGATTTGAAGCAATCGGTACAAAATGCCGCCTACGAGCAGAAAGACCCCTTGTTGATTTATAAATTCGAATCTGTAGAGTTGTTCAAACGACTGATGACCAAAGTGAATTTTGAAACCATCAGTTTCTTAATGAAAGCGCACATACCGCAGGAGGAAGCACCGCAGCAGGCTCCTCGCCAAACGCGCCGCACTGAGCCACAATTGCAGACCAACCGCCACGACGACGAAACCGAAGAAGAAACCCCTGGAGGCGGGCCCAATGCCTACGCCGCCCGTCAGGCAGAAAAGCAAGCACCTGTGCGTACCATCAAAATTGCCGACCGGAACCAAAAAGTAACGGTGCAATACCGCGATGGTCGCGTGGTAAAAGATGTGAAATACAAAAAAATAGAACACGAGATAGAACGCGGCGATTGTGTCGTAATTGCCTAG